A window of the Candidatus Bathyarchaeia archaeon genome harbors these coding sequences:
- a CDS encoding phage terminase large subunit produces MEGFDSLRVKLREDPVVFAEAVLGFHAFPYQSKLLLSKSKRIVACWARQTGKTTAIAVKVIHFAFTNSKTTLIVSRGLRQSMIMFGVIEGLVAAHPMLRKSVVKSTRTLIHFRNGSQIIALPCGPDGASLRGYTADLVVMDEAAFMPEDVIASVIFPMLATTDGAAIMLSTPWGRDHIFYRSFKNPDYWSQHVKAEECPRISKEFLEEQRRDMGELRYKMEYEAEFIEDENSFFSQDLIRECVDDYDLVDADQLKTEGKIRGTYFLGADFGKRVDYSVVVLMREEEEQRIRLVFLKQFPLGTTYTEVVGFIRRLNQKFDIAKGFVDQSAVGESLVEEIKEFASQIDGLTFTVKIKQDMMILLQTRMEQKKLTLPMDRALLSQINEQQYRFGKAKPSESPEEKGVMTFYHPSGTHDDQLWALALAVYAAREKEPEPHLYVARG; encoded by the coding sequence ATGGAAGGATTTGATTCGTTAAGGGTTAAGCTCCGTGAGGATCCTGTGGTTTTTGCAGAAGCTGTTTTAGGCTTTCATGCTTTTCCGTATCAGTCTAAGTTATTGCTCTCTAAGAGCAAACGTATTGTGGCTTGTTGGGCGCGTCAGACGGGCAAGACAACGGCTATTGCAGTTAAGGTCATTCATTTCGCTTTCACAAATTCTAAGACTACGCTCATTGTGAGTCGTGGTCTGAGGCAGAGCATGATCATGTTCGGTGTGATTGAAGGTCTTGTCGCGGCTCATCCGATGCTGCGGAAGTCAGTGGTTAAGTCGACCCGAACTTTGATTCACTTCAGAAATGGAAGTCAGATTATCGCTCTGCCCTGTGGCCCTGATGGGGCTTCGTTGAGGGGCTATACGGCGGATTTGGTGGTTATGGATGAAGCCGCTTTCATGCCGGAAGATGTTATTGCGAGTGTTATTTTTCCTATGCTGGCGACTACGGATGGGGCGGCGATTATGTTGAGTACGCCTTGGGGTCGCGATCACATTTTTTATCGCAGCTTTAAGAATCCAGATTATTGGAGTCAGCATGTTAAAGCGGAGGAATGCCCACGAATCTCAAAGGAGTTCCTGGAAGAGCAGAGGCGAGATATGGGCGAGTTAAGGTACAAGATGGAGTATGAGGCGGAATTCATTGAGGACGAGAACAGTTTTTTCAGTCAAGATTTGATCCGTGAATGTGTGGATGACTATGATCTTGTTGACGCGGATCAGTTGAAGACTGAAGGCAAAATACGTGGGACATATTTCTTGGGCGCTGATTTTGGTAAAAGAGTTGATTATAGCGTTGTGGTATTGATGAGAGAGGAGGAGGAACAGCGAATTAGGCTTGTCTTTCTGAAACAGTTCCCGTTGGGCACAACTTACACTGAAGTTGTTGGTTTCATTCGCAGGTTGAATCAGAAGTTTGACATAGCGAAAGGCTTTGTTGACCAGAGTGCAGTGGGGGAAAGCTTGGTGGAGGAGATAAAGGAGTTTGCTTCTCAAATTGACGGGTTGACTTTTACCGTCAAAATCAAGCAGGATATGATGATTCTGTTGCAGACTAGAATGGAGCAGAAGAAACTGACACTTCCGATGGATAGAGCTCTGCTCTCACAAATCAATGAGCAGCAATACAGGTTTGGCAAGGCGAAGCCGAGTGAAAGCCCTGAAGAAAAAGGTGTAATGACATTTTATCATCCTTCGGGAACACATGATGATCAATTGTGGGCTCTGGCGTTAGCTGTGTACGCCGCCAGGGAGAAGGAACCAGAACCGCATTTATACGTGGCTCGGGGCTAG